Part of the Hyalangium ruber genome, CCTCATCGTGAGCCGATGGGTTCGCGATGCGAAGCTCCTTCTATAAGACGGGGCTCGCTGCGCGTGTATCCAAGTGACGGGACTCCGGCCGCTTCGCGGCCTTCTTCCACGTCACCCGCACGACGCGAGCCCCGTACCCGCTCAGGTGCCCCGCATGAGACCTCCGAGAAAGAAGCCCCTCGTCTTCGAGGGCATCAAGCTGGACGAGAGGATGGCCCTCGCCATCATCTCCGAGGGCTGCTACTTCGATCTGTGGCCTGAGCACGATGAGGACTACCCGTGGGTCTTCACCGTGAAGGATCACCGTCCCGTCTACCCGCTCCATGTCTACGTGTGGCTCAGGAACCATGGCCCTCTGCTTCCAGGCCACGTCATCCACCACCGGGATCACAACAAGCTCAACGCCCAACTCTCGAACCTGGAGGCGATCCACCGCAGTGACCACGCCAAGCGCCACCGCGAGGAGCGGCAGAAGTTCTCGCCTCGAAAGCGCGAGGACTACGGGGGCCTCTACCGGCCCCATGCCCCTGAGCCGGTACGCGAGCTGACGCTCTCCGAGATGATGCGGTTGCTGCGCCGAGGGAAGTTGTCGCGCCCACCGTCTCCGTCGTCTCGCCCGCCTGTTGAAGAGGAAGAATTCCGTGAGGCCGAGAAGAAGCTC contains:
- a CDS encoding HNH endonuclease signature motif containing protein; amino-acid sequence: MRPPRKKPLVFEGIKLDERMALAIISEGCYFDLWPEHDEDYPWVFTVKDHRPVYPLHVYVWLRNHGPLLPGHVIHHRDHNKLNAQLSNLEAIHRSDHAKRHREERQKFSPRKREDYGGLYRPHAPEPVRELTLSEMMRLLRRGKLSRPPSPSSRPPVEEEEFREAEKKLKAALHDLMEEVDHLDSGQPIPRVTTRRRGNDIKLGLGKKAERRGCTPAEAALVRALVKHERAESPDEAVAAELDLPLGVVKKMKMRPSVDLAITRWRCYQRLPPPGFRKKKED